The genomic stretch TTCAAAATGTGAGAGTTTTTGCCGACAGACGGTACATAACATCGTATGCGATCGATAGCATATTTGCTATGATTTTTATTCATTGCTACTGCAAGATATGTACAAAATGAAGCCTATGGCATATTAGAATAGTTACAAAAAATTTAAGAATTCTACGATTTATTCCAGATATCTGAAGGATAATGTCTTATTGAATTCTGAATAAAATATTCCCTATTTAGCttattttaaacacaaaaatatgtATGTAGTATAATATGCCAAACACATTACATGTATTTTAGTATCTCCAGAATGTGATTAACATATCGTGCAATTACAgataaattattacaataatgaaaatattttatcactaaaaaataaaatgtcAGTAATTCTCAAATGCAAACAAAATCtatctataaaaaatataattagcctaatattctttcttatttaatgAAACGACTATACTATTAAAATCCTCTGTATTAGTACGAATCATACGAATTTTGGATGATGAGAATGGatgatgtaaatatatatatatgttttttatgcaataaaatttgaaatttatggatagtaatatttaattaaagaacTTCCAATTAAGAAAAGATTATAAATCctacatattatattaaaatacacaAACTGCAGCAATTAGTCAAGCATTTGAGGATAAattatgaaagaaaatatacaataagcAAGTAGAAGAGATCTAATCTATGCAAAATATAGCAATAAAAGATTAAAGATACAATAAAGATATATTGGAAATGATACAACCTTTGCATGAACATATGGTTTCAGAAAACATATGATACATACAATGAgttattatttacaaaaatatactaATTGTAATTATGTTACAATTAGGTCAAAAGCCATCACATTTTCTATTTAACAATACAAGATAATAATCTTAcacaaaaatttaaattacttgctttatataaacaaaaaattaatagaaGGAGAAAGGACAATTAATAAGGACAAAACGCCagcaaaaaagaaataaatatggtACTTACTTCAGAAAATTGTCGTTTTCTTCATTTACTTTCTCTGCATCTCGTGTTTTGTACTTAATCAAACGTTCTATTAATTGGCGATTTTCTtcctataaatattaaaaatatattagcatttacaaatataaatatatattatgatCAAACATAAATCATACAAATTATGATATtagcgaaaaatattttacattgcatattatattataaatacctGTGTTTTTCTAAGTTTTTCTTCTAAAGATGCAAAAGCAAGTTGCAAGGCTTGATGCTCATCCTTTAACATTTGATTAATACTTTCTAGCTCTCTTTCTCTGCTAAGAGATTTTGATACTTCTAAACGTAAATTGGCATTGAGCTCCATACTTTCTACCACactgtaaattttacaaatattatgagaTTAATTATTGAAacgtataatacatatatgattGGAAGAATTTGCAATTCTGTTAATGAAAAAAGACATACATACCTTGCTTCCTTGATTTGAAGCTCCTTCAACATTTCCTGCAATTTGTTATTAAGATCTACTATTTGTTGTGTatgttctccttttcttttatgTAATGTTGCTAATTCTTCTGCTTGCTTTAAAAGACGAGCTTCAAGATCAGCATTTACACTTAAACCAGGAGTTCCACTGGCTGCTTCTCGGCGTAGAGTTTCATTTGCTACGGTTAGTTGTATATTTTCTCCACGTAATGTGTTTGCACTTTCAAACAATCTGTTATCTATAAAATAAAGATAGTATTGCATATCTATTAATTCAAAGAATGatatatgtacatttcaatGGATATTAAAAAGATTGTAGCGCATCAAgtcaaaatataataataataacaagttGATAATATATCACTTAAATTTTTGTAACTAACTATATTAAGAATTACATGAAAAGAAATCTTACGTAAACTAATAAGATCTAAGAAACAATATGTTTGTTTCTTGTTCCTTTCTTGTAATTGTAAAATTAGATCTTTCCTCCAATTACTATCTTCCCTCGAATGTGATGATACACCTGATTCACTGGCGGCCATTTTCAGTGCATGAAATATCTCTTTACTATTGTTGTGATGTAAATTATTTGTCTTTTCTTATCAAAGTTGTATAAAAAACATTTGACAGCAGAACAGTTGGTAGATATTTTGGCAACCTTCGACATACACTGCTTTATCACAAAAAATTTATCTTAGACCAGTAATGTTTCATTTGAACATTAATCACCATTAACATCGAAAAACGTCTTACTAATCACATGACATTCAAATTTATcacgaatatttttaattatgaaaaTAGCTATTCTAACCTAAGTATACCAAACACTACACTGCTACCCTGAAATTGCCGGTTATTCGAAATGTCGATATGGGTGCTCTGCGAGATTTCGATACTTCAGTATTTGAATTTCAAACACAATTTCACTGAAGTCGGtaacaaatgataaaatattttgctGCAACTTCTATTCAGTAATCAATTACGTCATATATAAGTAGCATAGATAAATTAGAATAAACGCCTATTATTTATTCACAATTAAAATGGGATATATTTGAATATGAACAAAGTAAACTAATGTGCGGCAGATGATGAAGCAGTTCGCTGCATCGCGTTTTGTTCAGCTGATATCACATGCCATTTATCTAGGTTTGATATTTGTCTTCTTAAAAATCTTTCTTaaaaacaaaattcttaaaaacaaattattcaatttattttaaaacaaaatattcattACTCTATGTTTAATTTGCATTTTGGATTCATCATTTTTAaaccaatatttatattatattaattactaTTGACTAGCATATCTTTTAGTAGAATAGCAATCAAAATTGAAAtgtagaaacaaatatttttggGCTTGTCTTCCACGTTCGAAAAGTTTTGTTACTATGAAATACaggaaaagaaacgaacgatgTCACGAAAAAAAGTCAAATAAAGATACGgttaataaattggaattaactaacaggtataaatatttcttttaaattatatgaaattttatattaattgatTGTTAAGCGCCAAGAAttgtttaaaaataaaagaaagtttgGATAACTCAATCATAGAAATAGTAATCAAATAATTAGAAGGCGTCAAAGAAATCATGTCAATAACCGACGTCAACCTGGTCCAATGCAATATGTATTTTATGCCATACTTAATACCGATTTGCATATGAATCGAGGAACAGCCGCGGCAAATGTAAGcgtgatataaatataaattatttaataattgccacaaaataacttttaaaatatacatacttaatttaaataatgtaaattataCTAATTAATTTTAGATAGCAGTTGGTTTAATGCTCCTTTATAATATAATAGACACTGACCAGGTGAAATGTCAATATATTGATAGCTGGACAAAGAATGGGTATTATATGCTATACTAATTTTTCTATATTGATAATTGTCTGTAGCAATCTATGatattgattttatatttaactTTTAACTTCTCTTGCAAATAAGAAGAAAGGTAAACGTGATACATAATTCATCTAATCTATTATGTAAAAACAGACAAAGAATAGTAATCTTGAAGGGATATGACCACAGACATTTGAAATACCTCCAACAGGAAGTAAAATTTATAGCACTCGGAACGTACGCAGTTCGACAAAGGTGGGGACGGAATAAAGCAACCATAGTATTAACTGTTTTTGGACAAAAAGAAGATTTGGAAGATGTTTTCGAAGGATTAACATATTTACGATAgtaaaagttaataaaaaataaacccATTTTTTGAATACCAATAAATAAAGTTCTTCCTTTAACTCGTCATTTGTATGAATGCATGATATTCTACTTTTATCACTGGCAAAGTGGTATGTAATATCAGTTAAACAAAACGTACTTGCAGCTCTATAatctatattaatttataatcgaCAATCTATAATCAcatatgttacgaccgttcgcggagagacgcggtcgcgaggaaaacgcgtcagcgagaggcgtaaattctcgctacgattcggtgaatcgacgccgcgaagtagtcgttcccctgtttccaCGTATAATAGCGATTTGAAATAAAACTAAACTTGtatgaaattacaaataaagtGATAAGGATAAAATATATCTCATAAAGCATTACTTCATTACGCACTAgtgcaattattattttaattacttaTGTTGCTTTATTTAGCGACGCGTTACATCTGCTATACagatatatgtacgtatgtgcatatgtacatatacgtatatatatacttaaCTGTAGTAATGTAGTGTGGAAGAAAAAGAATGATTAAGTGAATTCGATTATCATTCCTACTAAttggaataaaaatataaaaataatataatgttcATGCCATTGATAATttcgaaaatgaaattatttatgtGGTTAGAGCGTTAAAAAGTTAACAGCACATTAGGTTATCTTGAAAATCACTGTTTCAACCGACGTTTATATAGATTATGCATAGACGCGTACTATAGATGcatggaattttttattttctctacaATAATAATGTGCAATTTTATAGTTCTACACAAATCTTTATAAATCATGGAAcacgaaaaattatttcatgttACATCTAAAATGAGTTATTATTCGCGCTATCTCTTTACATATTATATGCTCCTAATACGAAATCGCAAAATTGTCTGAAAATTCTATCAATATCTAAGAATTTGTAGTAATATCAATGATTTTGTACCAGGAGAATATAATTCATAAAGAAGTGGCAGGATGAAATACCTACTTAAGTTACGTTCCTTATCCTACTAATCTGTTTTACCGATTTCTAGGTTTGCAGAAATTTTGTACTAATGTTTTAAAGCTTTACACTTACTTATGCATACTTACCTCAGAGAATAGGGTGTGGGTATTGGATACAGATTGGGTATCGATTAGGCACGGATTGGACACGGATTGGACACGGACTGAACACGAATTAGGCACGAATTAGACATGAATTAATAGTTTCTTTGATCTTTCACTGACAGGACACAGATGGATCCTGGCAGACTCGAATGCcacttatttatatatatattccgaaaacaaacctgcccccaggtcaccatcaacaatgcaacagttcctagcagggacacagtccgatacctgggcatgaccctggacaggagactaacgtggaagacacacatctcagataaaacgaagcaactaaaggacaaactaaaaaaactctattggctcacgggccgacgctccaaactaaacatacagaataaaattaccctctacaagaccgtaataaaacctgtctggacctacggaatccaactatggggaacagcaagtaactccaacatcgaaatactacaacgattccaatcaaaaacgctaagagccttaatagacgcaccttggtatgttaccaacgaaaccatccatcgcgacctcaagatacctacagtcaaagaggaaatagcaaaatatagcgacagatatagcaaaagagtcaacaaacaccgaaaccccctaatcactggactactcgatacgacggaccagattcgcaggctgaagaggcactacccgctagacctaaacgttagattcatttaattatccaaattaagcatatgcacttacttataatacttataaattatacctatctataataagtattaacttattgtaaataaatagccatgtcactgcgccacgccagaaaaattactgaaaattctcaatgcgagaattgattgtaatttcaacaaataaataaaaaaaaacttatttatattaaaacaaGTGCctgtttaaaaaatacattgtctacatatgtatgtaacaAGCACATATTTTAACAagcatatattatttaaaaaaaaagaaaagaacgagtCACAGTTCATTTACTTAGCTATTTAATGTAGCGAAGGCAACTGAAGCTTTGGATCTGGTCCTTTCGACATTTGCTCGGAGACTGGCTGAAACCGATCAACGGTTCAATGTCGGGGAATGTTTAGATTATCGGCACATGGTCCGTCGCGATTATTGACAACTGACACGGGTCCTCGAGAAAGGTTTCCACGTTTATCGCgtacaatataaataaaatgtgtAATATCTAACTAAAATGTCTTTAGAGATCTAAAAGAACATACCATTCTATTCTTGGAGATTTAATTGCGgatatgtaatatttttacatacaaTTCACTTGCCAATTAACGTCAAATTGAAAATCACTGTAAGAAACAATTCAGACAAGTGTCAGTCTTCCTCTATCACACCCGCTTTATACCAGCATTAGCTCCGCCCTCAAACGCCcggttattttaaaaattgccTCGCAATAATTCAGGTACGTGAATTAGATTTAATTCGAACATTTTCGTGAACTTCGATACTTTATATTTTGAGTGAACTGAGGTGCCAGACATTCAAATGAAGTTTAAGTCTATCGAAGCCAGTCGAtattctttattctttattGAATTGCGAGTAATTGACGCGTACCTCATGATAATTGAATTGAATATAATTTCTCTATTCGCCATATCAAATCCCAAAGAGCATAAGAAACACTCTGATTTTGTTCTAGTCGGTATTTCAGAATCCGAGAAACAAAGTTCCAATTTGATATCACGTCGAACGTCTGTCCTTAGTCAATGATATAACTGAAGTTCATATAATAACAGCTTAATGATTCTGTTTATTATATACGTTTTCTCgttcatataataataatttacattcaaataaattaattttgttcAAATAAACGGAACACATTCAAACGAACTAATCGTACTCgacataatattataaattgtagAGGGTGTAATAAAACCTTCAAATGGTCGGTATTACAGAATGTGTGGCGTGGTCACAGATGAGACGTATGTACCGTAGATATGACGCAAAGTACATCTTTATCGCTTTGTACAATTGAGTTATATTATAGACGTATAATTGAACTTTAACCAATTCCCATATAATATCAGCACAGATGTGTATTTAGGCGATGATcctatattttcaaaattgaatTCCTTCGATGGATTGCAGGATTTATCATTGGAGTAATTTTGGATGTCGGTATCTCATGTGCCTGGTTGAACATCAACGAATATTGCAGATATGCTCGATTGTAGCGTTGCATACGATTGGCGAATATTGCAGTCGAGGGGGAAGAAACAAAAAACAGAACTGTTAAAGCGCCAAAGGTTGCACGCGAAGCGGCGCCACGCCCGCCCCACCATATGGGACTTTTATTCAGAGGGGTCAGAGGGGAGGCAGTTGGTCGGCGCAGTCGCTCGCCGCGTTTTATGCAACCAGTCTTGCTTCGGAGCGAGTGAGTCTACTCCAGCCTTTGACAGACGAGGAAAGTGTGTGTAGTGACATCGGTGTCTGTCTGGTCGCTTCTCGCTGATCGCTCTTGTTAATTGCACGACCGACTGTTCCGTCGAGACAACTGATTCGGCTAGATCCGGTTTTCTTCGTAGTTGAGTCAGGACACGATCGTGTAAACGTCCGTATTACGTATATTTTCGTCAGTTGTGTATACTGTCTTTGCCGGCAACAGCAACGCAAGGTTTAAAGGCGGTGTCGGTTGTGTATTCGGCACCCTTGGCCATCGTGCAAAATTTCACCTACCGTCTACTAATATAGCTGAGAGGTATACGGGTTGCGGACTCGCGTGTACCGATCGGAGTGCCAGTGCGACGACAATCGGGCGTGCTAACACGGGTGTATTATCCACAGCTGTGtacatatattatgtgtgtATGTGCGTAACGTGCGCGTAGAGGAAAACGAATTGGCCGCTATCGGTGGAAAGAAAGGGATAGAACGCGAGAAGAGGGTGGGAGAACGAAGGCGGCCGTGAATCCACTATACGCGGCTACGTTCACGCCGCCGCGTATTTCACACGGCACGACACGAAACAACAGCACACCGTCGGCCCAGGCCTACTGAGGAGAGAGACGAAGCGCATCTGAATACCGAACGAATTATTACGAATTCGTATAGCATTGACGCGCCTTTTGGCGCGTATAGCCTCCTCATTCGGTCGACTTCTTCGACCTCTCCGTTGCTACTATGGCGGACGACGAAGTTCTCTTCGACGAAGTTTACGAGCTCTGCGAGATTATCGGCAAGTGAGTAACGAATTCGTGAGAAAGAATGAGACAGCTGCGCTAGTACTATGTAGTATGAGTCATGACTAGGGAGAGGGAGCAAGTGTCAAAATGCGAAACAATTCAAAGGTAAGGGTGAAAGAGATATAAGATACTATACTTTGACAGGCGAACGATACGGGAATGCCTATGTTACACGTTAATTCTTTGATATGCGTACCGTGTGTATAGCATAGGTTATGCGTGTTCGTATTGAATCTGGGGACAGTTGCGCGCGCGTAAGCATGTACCGCGTGTAGAAACGATGACGTATATTTGTTGACTCAAAAGGGGCGAATGGGTAAGTAACAATGCAAATGCAAGGAAAAGGTGCGTGTTGAATAAGAAATCTGGTCTACGTGCCTATTCATGCAAGTTTTATTTCAAGTCTTTACAGGTTGTCTCTAGCAACGTGACCCACCCTTTCGATGAAAACCCATGAACCATACTTTTACCTTTAAACTTGAATATCGTATGCGCAAGAAATAAAATGCTGTCCTTATATTTTATTGATGTTCTCACTAGCAGTTAATcgttcatataaatattttaacaatgcGGTTACATGGTACGCCCAATGTTCTGTTTATAAGTGGATAGTATTTAGCAGTTACGAAGAAAAGCGAATTTTAAACTACATCTAATAATAGGAAACAAGTATTTTATATTGCGTACTTTTGAAAGTTTCATTCTATGAATGGAAAGTAACGTAATAGCATCTTATCATCGTATCAGTTGTATAAGTGCGCACTCTGAAATGCTACTGATAAAAATACCAGTGTAACGATACAACTAATACATGAATATCATacattaatatttgtatatgtTTTTTCTAGTGAAAAAACTTAAATGCCTCCATTTTATAACTAATACAGTATTTTTCTAAGAGTGataaatataggataaaaaattTAGCAGTTAGTTctcatttcttcaaattttataactttttaaaaacataaaatttcGAGATTTGTATAAAACAAAACCTTCAGAAGAATAACTTTTGCAATATCTGTTTATCTTTGTATTCTTTTACGATataaactttttattttatattgcaGAGTTTATAGTATTCGTTACAAAGtgaaagtaaaaaatttatagATTGTCTGATTTTGtacattttgttttttataatttacaacATATTGgaaattaactttttaatgatgaaaaagtgaaaaacaaaatattatagATAGTTATTTCTTTGTATGTAAATAGAGATTCATTGTCGTTAAGTGTGAAAAAGTGATTTTGAtatatttcctatattttttattctaaaaatTAAAGTAGGCTCTTAGTATATTAAACCTTTATTAAAACATTTATGTTAAGAATAAAATCTTAAGGAAAAAAGATGTAAATTGTTTATATAATGAAACAATGAAAAATAGTAAGTTATGTCGGaggaaagaaatagaaacaaaTGTGATTCTGATATTTGCAATTCACATTCATCTGTCCGTACATAACAATTTATAATTCACGTACATAGCATCTGTCCCTGCtttgataaaattttcattttgtaaTCGACGCTTTGTATTACACAATATCattcacaattttttatttcaatgctTGAAATTACGCAGTTTTGTCTCAATGAAATGTAACAAAAGAAAAAGGGTATAAAACGAGCTCAGTAATAAAATACGAACCTACATAGAACTGCGCATTGCCCTGatactttatattatttttcaaatgtGATATACTGAATCATATATAGGCTACGAGCAATACTGTCACATGTTTATAGATAACACGTTAGTTTCAACTTCACTCTCGTTCGATGGAACATTTCAAGAGCTTCAGATCGTGTAAAATCCTGTGACGAACATGCTATTTCGAAATCCTCGTTACATGACCATAAACCCTCTAAGAAGTAAATTCACATTAACTTCCATTAATTCCCtttgctttctttttcttttccgtaGCACATGAATTTTAATGTTGATTAAAAATTCGATTTATCCGAGTGAGCACTTCGACGaaaaaaaattggaatttcAAGAGCTTCAACTGGCGTAAAATTCCGTGATGAACGCGTTATTTTGAATTTCTTGTTGCACGACCACTAGTCTTCTAACGCTAACTATTATAAATTTGAGTGAACTTCCATCTATCgcttattataatttcatttctcATTTCTTCTGACTGTATGCGAAttttaatgtttattaaaaGTCCAATTTATTTGAGTGAATGCATTGACGAGAAGAAATTGGAAATGTGTATCTGAGAGGCAGGGAGAGGGAAAAAAAGCGTGGAAACGTTGCAGCACATACGTTTCCCTGGGCTCGATCGAGCGACCCCGGAAGAGAAGAGTTCCAATAAATACACGAAATTGCAGTAGCAAGCCTTAACGCTGGCACATACCAGGTAAAATGCAACTTGGCCAACACTTCTTTTACGATGCTCGCCCTACTTTTCATCCCCCTCGTAACTCAGTCGTCGAGGGTCGTGCATACAACGGCTCTGTCTACATGTTTTCTGAGAAGTTAGAGTAAATTCTTGATGATGGAATTTGCCCTTGAACTTAATTGCAGCCGGTTGTCCAGCGTGTTGGACTTAGGAAGTAGCGGAAGCAATCGTTATCATACATTTCTCTTGATGCGTTTGATATGGCACGTATGCTTTTTCTTCAATGGATTTGTTGGTTGAGCAAATATCAAGCTCAAACGATCAAGTTCAATGTAATGAGATACTGAACAAGGAAAAGATCGAGGTCGAAGTGGTCGGTACGCGATAGGAATTGTATACGAGAGAACACGCACTCTTGGgaacattatatttatatttcggaAATTTCTATATTTGTAGTATAATGGAGAGACTGCGCAATGTTGTAGCGTTATTTTTTCAGTTTCATGCGATTTTTAAAAACAGTACCAAATTGTATATCGtcgaaaatattatttagtatttgcaatattttctaatattttaacATACTGGAAGTTTAATTTTCTTTGTAAAAATCAAGAAATATAGTGAAGTTATACGTGGAATACATGGAATATGATTGTTAAATACcatattttatcattattaattcCATGAATGCTCCGTTTTATTTAATAAGCTTCTTGTGATATCAAACGATACTCTATATGtaatattacgttacataatttttcagaaatattttttacaatgtCTTTGCACAGAGATATTTCTCTTACGTAAATCTTTCTGTATAGCGATACAATAGgttgtattaaaatattttctacgttACAAGTACATATGTACTTAAAGTTTGTGCATTGTGCATTCATCACAGAGCGCACCTTCGAGCGCTCTATAAATACAAAACCGTTTTAATGGGTTTTCCCTTCTAAAGGATTATTTGTATCAAGCGGTTTCCTCCCCAAAGTGCAAATTTCTCGCTAAAGTTTCTCATCATTTGGGTTATCCGAATAGGTACTCTACATAAGTTCTATAATTATATCTAAAAGCAAAGTAGAACAGCAAAGATTATAGAATTTCGATCCAAAACAATTAATTTTTCCCATTATGTTATCACatatcaaattatttatttttctattgaaaAAAGATTTTTAAAGTTATATcaaaaaattcgaaaaaattatTCATTTCGATTTTTAACTTCTATTTCTAGAAATATCTTTTGCTAGTATCAGCTTAAAGCACATCATATTTACAAAAATGTGTTAGATGCTATTTTATGAAAATCTAAGATAAGATATAAGTAATTAATTTTTGTctacaaaaaattatttattaagtgtaaCTTTTCAAGGAATCTGTCTGGCCTTCTTATTTGTTCTTTTTATGTACATTATACGAGTAATTTATTTAGTACCATAGCAATAGGTGCACTATTCGTTTCTTACATGTATGTAGCTCTTTGGCATATCGCCAATTGTTACCGATGATGTGAAGTTGGATTCTGCTTAATAGAAACGAAGTGTCATCGATCCTAATGAATCGCGTCTAAAATGGAACGATACAAAGTCGACATTAGCTAAATGTTTGCGAAATGTTTTTGTCGCAATATATTTTGTGCTCTACATTTTCTAAATGTatcttaaataacaaaatttatatatacctttttatttattactttattaaatatatattgttaatattacattattattacttCTTTGAAATACAATGTGATTATAGAAAGAAGTAGAGTAAAAACCATAGTTTAACAAACAAGATGCGAAAAACACAAAATTCTTTTAAAACTCTGGTGTTAATATCCAATAAAGTGTCAGAAATGCATCTGAGATCAACTTGCTAGGAAGTTTTTGCTTGATATTGGTCAAGTATTTCCCTTTTAAGCACTCATACCCTTCCTGTTGATATATCGTGAGTCCAATATAGTTCCATTAAAATATCGACCACATCCGACTTCGATAGCCTGGGAATTGATGCTTGAAGATTATAACAGACCAGAACGAGATTTCCCAAGTGATGTCGCATTAATATCATCGCTGTCAATCTGTTCTTGAATGcatgttttaaaataaatagtCGTCTAAGATAATCGACGGTACAAAATAGTGGTCGAATTTCATGAATTTCTTAAGTACTATGCATCCTACAGAGATTTTCTAAAGAGTTTAAGGATAAATAATCGACTTGCCCTTTGCCATTACCATCTTTGAACAGGATATTGATTGTATGCTGGTTTACCATTATCCGCTGTGGTCATTAGCCCATGAATGACTGTATAAACTTCGATGTCCTAAGAATAGTTTAGAACGAAACTTCTATGTTCACCTCTCTATCTACCTCCATTGACGGTATTCCATTGAGGAACAGCATTTAAGTACGAGCAGCTAGCGTTATATTGGACATTACATAGCTACGTTTGATCGACATGgtcaaaaaaggaagaaactaTATTCTAAATTAGTACAACTTCTTATGATATctgagaattaaaaaaaaatgcagTAATAGTTGCAATTGCTTGAAGTTTAGAATTGCTACATAACTTAGATTTAGTTTAGACAAAATTGTGTTGCattgtctttttttcttttttttttatttagtcgaAACGTATAATTTAATGACACAACGATGGTTGTAGTTATATCTGACCCAGTTTTTTGTGAGAGGATACCTATATTAATGAAAAGTTGCAAATATTTCGTGTATTCGGAGCAACTGTCCGTGAGTGAAACGCTGAAAGTGGTTTTCTTTGTTTCCGTACGTTATAAATAGAGGATATAACGGGTATTTGTGGAAAGCAATCGTATTTATCGCGGATCTCATACATGGTATCAATTCCCCGAGGATTTTTATTCTAAAATATTGATAGGTTCCGATGACTGGTCGGTGTGAACAGTTTTAAATTACCGTAATTCTTATACCTATACTGTGTTTATAACTATTTTTACTAGAGCTACGTGATGAAtacgtttttaaaaaatatataaagttgTTGATTTATTATTTCCCCAAACAAGCCTGAGATAAAATGTTATTAACGatcaaaattgaaatgcaaatgaCTGTTATCCATCCTTGGAATCATTAAATTTGTCAGAACGTgtcaaatatgtaaataa from Bombus vancouverensis nearcticus chromosome 9, iyBomVanc1_principal, whole genome shotgun sequence encodes the following:
- the LOC117163816 gene encoding autophagy-related protein 16 isoform X5: MAASESGVSSHSREDSNWRKDLILQLQERNKKQTYCFLDLISLHNRLFESANTLRGENIQLTVANETLRREAASGTPGLSVNADLEARLLKQAEELATLHKRKGEHTQQIVDLNNKLQEMLKELQIKEASVVESMELNANLRLEVSKSLSRERELESINQMLKDEHQALQLAFASLEEKLRKTQEENRQLIERLIKYKTRDAEKVNEENDNFLNESFSSPTAFLMQTISKFGKRQAKVQKELEDAARDTRPVSPDRSSLKEGISGLPTAVPTKVSVTFTAHDGEVYAVKWSPAERMLATGGADRKVKLWNISKGMSESKGVLIGSNAGVMCVDFDSTGTLMLAASNDYASRVWTVNDFRLK
- the LOC117163816 gene encoding autophagy-related protein 16 isoform X2, producing the protein MAASESGVSSHSREDSNWRKDLILQLQERNKKQTYCFLDLISLHNRLFESANTLRGENIQLTVANETLRREAASGTPGLSVNADLEARLLKQAEELATLHKRKGEHTQQIVDLNNKLQEMLKELQIKEASVVESMELNANLRLEVSKSLSRERELESINQMLKDEHQALQLAFASLEEKLRKTQEENRQLIERLIKYKTRDAEKVNEENDNFLNESFSSPTAFLMQTISKFGKRQAKVQKELEDAARDTRPVSPDRSSLKEGISGLPTAVPTKVSVTFTAHDGEVYAVKWSPAERMLATGGADRKVKLWNISKGMSESKGVLIGSNAGVMCVDFDSTGTLMLAASNDYASRVWTVNDFRLKVSVASHRFIPLLGLDELSTTGN
- the LOC117163816 gene encoding autophagy-related protein 16-1 isoform X4 — protein: MAASESGVSSHSREDSNWRKDLILQLQERNKKQTYCFLDLISLHNRLFESANTLRGENIQLTVANETLRREAASGTPGLSVNADLEARLLKQAEELATLHKRKGEHTQQIVDLNNKLQEMLKELQIKEASVVESMELNANLRLEVSKSLSRERELESINQMLKDEHQALQLAFASLEEKLRKTQEENRQLIERLIKYKTRDAEKVNEENDNFLKKRQAKVQKELEDAARDTRPVSPDRSSLKEGISGLPTAVPTKVSVTFTAHDGEVYAVKWSPAERMLATGGADRKVKLWNISKGMSESKGVLIGSNAGVMCVDFDSTGTLMLAASNDYASRVWTVNDFRLKASLCQARMSTQRVKSSQVDPYARYDEHLPCT
- the LOC117163816 gene encoding autophagy-related protein 16 isoform X3; amino-acid sequence: MAASESGVSSHSREDSNWRKDLILQLQERNKKQTYCFLDLISLHNRLFESANTLRGENIQLTVANETLRREAASGTPGLSVNADLEARLLKQAEELATLHKRKGEHTQQIVDLNNKLQEMLKELQIKEASVVESMELNANLRLEVSKSLSRERELESINQMLKDEHQALQLAFASLEEKLRKTQEENRQLIERLIKYKTRDAEKVNEENDNFLNESFSSPTAFLMQTISKFGKRQAKVQKELEDAARDTRPVSPDRSSLKEGISGLPTAVPTKVSVTFTAHDGEVYAVKWSPAERMLATGGADRKVKLWNISKGMSESKGVLIGSNAGVMCVDFDSTGTLMLAASNDYASRVWTVNDFRLKILQRGNPTWCIFDAMHYI
- the LOC117163816 gene encoding autophagy-related protein 16 isoform X1 — encoded protein: MAASESGVSSHSREDSNWRKDLILQLQERNKKQTYCFLDLISLHNRLFESANTLRGENIQLTVANETLRREAASGTPGLSVNADLEARLLKQAEELATLHKRKGEHTQQIVDLNNKLQEMLKELQIKEASVVESMELNANLRLEVSKSLSRERELESINQMLKDEHQALQLAFASLEEKLRKTQEENRQLIERLIKYKTRDAEKVNEENDNFLNESFSSPTAFLMQTISKFGKRQAKVQKELEDAARDTRPVSPDRSSLKEGISGLPTAVPTKVSVTFTAHDGEVYAVKWSPAERMLATGGADRKVKLWNISKGMSESKGVLIGSNAGVMCVDFDSTGTLMLAASNDYASRVWTVNDFRLKASLCQARMSTQRVKSSQVDPYARYDEHLPCT